DNA sequence from the Antennarius striatus isolate MH-2024 chromosome 3, ASM4005453v1, whole genome shotgun sequence genome:
TAAAAATACTGAACATTTTAGTTGATGTGTGCCTAAGAAACAAACCCACCTTCatgtgagaaaaacaaatatttagctccactttataaaacacatcaaataaTTATACATCACTCAGCTACAATGCaacaaatctttatttttacaccATTATAATGCTCCATTGGAGGGTGTTTAACAAACACATATGAAAATCAAACTTTTCTCCAATGTTTCTGAGGTACCTGGTCACTCAGCACAACACACAGCAGAATACACTCCTCTTGTTTGAAGGGCTAGAAAGATTTTAGATGGATGTTAACAGTTTCTCTGACTGGAACAGCTGAGGTGGACTTAAAGTTACAGGATGAAACATTTGTCGTCTTTGCTCAGTGTTAATGTGAAGAAACCAAACAGAACATATTGTATGTCCACAGTGCAGACGTGACGAACCCTGTATCGACACTCCTTTAGCAAATAGATCCTGGTTTGTTTTATAAATCATCTAAGATGaacaaaacatacaaacatttaacCATTTTAATAAATAGCTCATATAATTCCAGTTAAATCCATCTCAGCAAAAAGACGTTGGTACCAGCTGACATACGTGCACGCCCCTGAAAGGACTCCAGTGTTACTGACACATGTCAGTCGACTGACTCTTGCACCACAGACAAAACCGTTGTGTCATTGAAGAGAAGCAAgaacacaataacataaaaaacaaacagaaaagagcTAAAAACAGAGCAAAGGGGATGAGGAATGCTGTCATCTCAAGTGCCGTTAGGATATGGTGTAAATGCCTTCCATtctattcaagaaaaaaaacatcagaccTCATTCTATAAGATTTAGGAGCAAGTCTAGGATTAGACAGCATATCCACCCGATCCACAGTATTAGTCTGATGTCCGATGCTGCACCAAAACACCACTATTTTCTCTCGTAGAGGCCCCTTGATATGGGAAGCTCTATAACTGTGATTTGTTTTAGATGACTGACAACAGATCCGATTTCCAGCATCACGTTGTtacctgtgtgtctgttgggagtttgacagcagaagaagagttTGAAGAAGCATGAATTGACACAAACTGGACAGTTTCTCCTGGAACAGATTGGGTTTACTTTGGCCATGCCGTTTAAATTATGATTGAGAAATTATGttaacagaaacaacaaaatagTGGAATCAGGTTTGGTCCTGGTCCAGTTTAAACAGAGAAGTTCACAGGACGTTTGCTGTGACAGAGGTTGTTATGTCTGATGGTGTGATGCCACAACGAGTCTCTGATATTTGTAATGTCAGTCCTGAAAAGCATTTACACAGGGAATGTACCAGCTCCCCTCCCCCATCAGATCACCCCTCAGTTTCCTGTTGGTTTGATCAATTTGTCCCAGAGCTTGAGTCTTTATGTCCGGACCTGGAACTTGCCCGCCTTCGTCATGTACTTGATGCCTTTGAAAGGTTTGTACTTCTCACCATACATGTCCAGTCGATTCACCTTCAGTCCTGTTGACACAAATACATCACCAAAACATGATACAGGAATTGTGTGTATCTCCATCACCAAAACTGATCAAGGTGCAACACTGCAACAGTTAGAGAGATGTCAGCATCGGTTCTCACACCCACTGTCCTCAGATCAGGACAACCATTACATTTAAGTCACAACACAAAGCGTCTGATCTTCCCCAGAATATAACTGTTGACGACTCTCATAGGCTTCTGATTGAAAATATAATGTGTCCAGATCACGACAGTGACTTTTTGTCCTCACTTTTTATCTTAGCTAAGCTCAAACACATtgtagtttaaaataaaaacatgaatgacaACATTgcctttgtttaaaaaaaacaacaacaattttttcaacattttctcatTGATAAAATCCTTAATAATATTTGGAGATATTTAGGAAATATGTCAGCTAATATCAATAAAATACTAAGGCTGTTCATTAGAGGACAGTAGTgattataaataaatgcatcatGAGGAGGCAGATTTGTTCCATCtgtcgccatctagtggtcatTGTTTTAATGCAGTCACAACAGTGGAGAAGTCAGGTGGTTGTCAGCTGAGTAAAGCTCCTCTTGTGTATTAGGGGGAAAGTTACACTCCCATCAAATTGTCAAGTGGAAATGAACtttagaaaattttaaaaatatgggGTTACCTAAAAGAgccaattttgtttttttccatagaTTTCCTTCCTAAAGCCCACAGTCAGAGCTGTGGGACATAAGTGGTGGTGGCTAGTTAAATGTGCCTGCAGGTCTGTGCATACCTGAGATAGCCATCTGTTGGATCTTGAACTGGATGTTGATGCTGGGGTTCTCGTCAGGTTTGGAGGCCCCGGCCTGCAGGCTCATGGTGCCTTTCAGGCTGGGAAGCTTCTGCGGGTTGATCTTACCAACATCCCATGACAACATCTTggccaaaacacaaaacatagtGAGATCAGCTGGGAAAAGTAGTGGCATCTTTTTTCTACAGAATGCAGGTCTAAATGACACCATGTTAGGTCTACAACAATCTACATCGGTTCATTCCCGTGTTCATGTACATGTCAGTTGCGTTACCAACTCATTTTTAAATACCTTTGTGACTGGGTCAAAGGTGTATGTCCCCTGGGAGGGGTTGAGGTTGGCATTGAGGACACCCCGGGGCAGCTGGCTGCTGACTAGGACTGACTCCACTGCTTTACCCATGGTCTGTTTGGGTCCCAGGGTCAAGTCAAAACGCCCCTGCGAGCTCCCCTCCCGGAAGGTGATGTTGTGCTTTACGTACACAGGGatggctaccaggctgaagatAAAACGGGCCAGCAACAAGATCAGTCATTATTTGATATACCCAGCTCAAGACAGAATCAAAGACAATGAAGACAGTGGGTTTGGATCAAACACATGGATCTACTGCAGATGACTGTTAACGACACTGACTTCTGTGAGCTGACGTGGTAAGAGAGCAGCCGGAAGTTTCCATCAGGCGGGATGAAGGAGAGGATTCTCTCAGCTTCCCAGCGCTTGAACCGAACACAAGGGTGGAAACTGACATCGTCCAGGAGCCGAGGATTCTGGGAGTTAGAGGACAAAAATGGTTGTGATGgtgatatttctatttttatgtttacttCATGTGCAGTCAATCCCTTTCCAAAGTATTTCAATtacaaaaaggtaaaaaaaaattttttttaaatcacatgttCTAAATGAGTCTggatcaaataaaattatttccgCATTGTTGGAAATTCTGCAAACGAAAGAACTCACCATAAATGAAAGCGTGAGGTCGGGCATTCCTGTCAGTTTGACACAGGCGTCTATAACCCCCTGAATTTCTGCTGTAATAGTGGAGCCTGAGCAGGatgtttgggggtgggggggtggggggttgccATAAAGCAAACATCAGGTAAATGAAAATGCTTCTGTCCCAAATAAATGAACGACAATAATTTGTAACAGAGTAACGATCAATGTGGTACAGCGAATTTTTTGACATCAGAAGGATACCTGATTTATCGATGATGGCATCTATCTCTTCCACCACATCAAAATACGCTTCATTGTTAGTGTATTTCACTCCGGTGCGTCGCCATGGCACCACTGACAGCTGGCCAGTGGGCAGCTGCTCACCAACGTTGGTGCTACCTGTAATATTAAATAACCAGCACGTGTAAAGGGTTGACGCTCATTCcatccagtattttttttgacatttatgaCCTCACATCATCATTTTATCTGAGTGGGATCTCAGTTCACTCACTAGTTACTCCAGTTCAGTTTGAATTTTACAGACGCTGTTTAACTTGTACACAGATGGTACCTGTGATGGTGTTGACCATTGTCCGGAGGATGGTGGGAGGCTTAATCAGCTCTTTCAAGATGTTTGATTCCGTGGCTAATGGAAATCCATTatccagcatctcctccagTAGTTCGTAGACCACCACCACGTTGTCCTTGATAGCAGCTTCGGTACACACTCCAAAATAATCCTGAGAAGAAAGACCACGGGCTGTGCATgggtagaaacacacacatacgtaatTTAAATTAGGCAGATCGTGCACAGGAACCCACCTGAAATGTGTCGACTACCCTGTGAAGGAACTCGATGACAAAAAGCGGTGGCACCTCACTTTGGATGACTGCAACAAAGTAGATGCGATGCCTGAGAACACTGATCAGGTAGTGATGCGGCGTGGGGATCACTGGTGGGACGTTCTCTGGCTCGGTAGCTCGTTCCTGTGCTTCAAAGAAGTAGTCACACACAGAGCGGCTGACCACACTCTTCCAGTGCTTCTCCAGGAAGATGTCCCCTGAGGCGTTCACTAAGAACAGGCTGTGGATCATTTTGGCTGGAGGCTAACAATAGAGAGAGAAAAGCAATTCATGTGACTTAATGTGACGAAAACGTTAAAAGTAATAGCCCAGCTCAGTTTTCATGTGATCAAGTACGGGTCAAAAATATACCAAATAAATTCTAAAACACTCTCCTTGTGATGCATTCTTCATGGACTAAAACAGtaaggatgatgatgacagtgccAGATATATAAGGCATTGCCATAACAGGGGACAGGTCTGTTAGCTAAACACGTATCAAGTCATCATGTGGACAGTTCGGTCACcggtgtgtatttgtttttcataaacATCAACAGATGTTTATAAAATTTAATGGTAAGAAATCATTAAATTTTAAGTGAAaattcttttccacattcttgGTAAATTATGCATGAACTACTTTGGAGGATACCGTGTCACAGAGGAACGATGGGGTAAGTTATGCATTAAAAACTTCAGGTTTTTAATGAAACTTCTCATCTTCTGTAGATCATTGAAGTTTGGTTTGAGGTTGAATTTAATCGATCTGCTTCAACATGTCTCTCCCTCTTGGAGTTACTTCCATTTAGCTCTGAAACAGAGGGAATGTTTTGTCCAACACTGGACTGTCTGTGAAAATACAGAAGAAACATCTGACAGATTTTTATAAAACTCtggaaaaaaaggtttaaaaatgtaattattgaagAATCCATTCAACTCcatctggagtggatccagataAGTGAGGGTGGAGTCAGGAGTGTTTCTCATCTGCTTTAACATTGAAGGGTAGTGCATGTTCGAAAATTATAttagtttttatatatatatatatatattttttatttatacaagTTTCAGCATTATGAAGTCACACTTTCGGGGTTTTCCATTTCACGACATTTTACGTTCAGCCAACGCATTAAAATTACATCTAAAGGGTcactttaaaattttaattatctCATTGGAATTCTGGCAAACACGTCTGGACTGAATAGGAGGATCCGCTTACCGTCAACTTGTGTTCGCTGTGAAATACGACACCAGATCATTCGTTAATTATGCGTAAAAGCACAAGAACTTGAACAAACTGCGCGTTTCTCTGAATTATTACTACAATGGTACATTTAACAGAGGAACTGTCCGCTAACCAGATGAAGGCCCCGATCGACACCCGGGATGCTGAACATCCCTCCTCCTGCCTCCGAGTCCCATGACAGACGAAAGGCCTCGTCAGCCGGTACGAGGGGATGGAAGTACATCCTCATAAAAACACTGCACTTAGCGTTCTAAAAACAGTTGTCagttgagacatttttttttaaatcacaaatgaCTTACCAAAGACAAGTTGGTTTCGTTTTCGTCTCGCCTTCTGCCGTTCCTAGCATTGAGAGATCAAGCCGCCGTCTTACTTCCCGTTAGGTGGAGAGGAGACCGATGTGAGGAAGTATCCTCagccaaccaatcagaatccagAGATCGCGTAAAATCCCGCCCATTCAATTTTGTCATAGGTCCACAACACGGTAGCTAGCAGCCATTAACCCGATTACGATTGGACAATGGAGCGAGCTGTTGGGTAAACACTAGTAATAATGTCTGCTGATTGGCCTGAAATTGCAGCAGGTCTGACATTTTGTTTCCAGTATCAGATTTCATCTTACGACTTGTGCTCCATTCACACTGAGATGCAGGAACATGGATCAAACCTTCACGGAGTGTTTGCGCTTTTCGTGCGCCGATGCATGCAGCTCATTAAATTGGATTTTTGTGCGCAAtaactaaaaaaatgaaacgTCAGGATATAAAACAACACTTTAGGATCATAAGCTATTACATGTCCAGTACTTAGTAGAGAGCTTTTAGTTGCTATTACCAGCTATAAACATTATGCATCGCCAGACACCAACATCTTCTACTGTTCTTGTgctatttcatttttgtaagTACTGGAAAAAATATAATGACCCCATAAACTTATATGACATGTTGTTGAATCATTTAGTAACACTTGTGAAAGTGCATGTTGTTtgaacacacagaaaacaaagatCTTGTGATCTGTTCTGTTTCTAGACCTTGCCCTTGGGTAATTCTAACAAAACTTTCAAGTAAGTGTTTTGTGCCTCTGCaaaatttattcattatatataaaacacactgcAAATAACGACaggacaaaataacacaaacagaCCTTTCAACGGTCTGTCCATATTGTATGACGTTTTGTTGGCAGCTGCTACTATTCTATATTCTGTCCCATGATTAAGAGCATCAAGAGCGTGAATCAGGAGAGTTACATTTGATTTTGAGACTTTACAAATTTGAATCAAAAATTTGTTCACAATGAATGGGAATTCACGTCAGAGGTCATTTTATTCAACTGCAACTCACGCCCTTAAGATAAAGGATCAACACTCATGAAAACACCCATGGTAAACAGATTAACCTTATTATTACTGTAAGCCTTACAGGTAATTTTAGTGATAGGTCTGTCATGGCTGCTTGTTGCTTTTCTGCCAATATAAATACTTgtgaagggaggaggaggaatcaaGCATTTTATCCCCCCCCCTCACTCAAGCAGGcacaattaaatatttgttcttttATAATCGTGGCCAGACTCCAGGGAATTTGATCAGATGGGCGTTTAACGCAGCAGAAATGACAAATCTGAACACGACCTGCTCACTTACAGCGACACCCAGTGGCCACAAATAGTCATAGCGGTTCCATACGTGACAAACCTGATGAAGTCCATTCCTCATCTTCACTGGGAGGTACTCCCATCAAAAGTGATGCAAAAAGTCTCCATTAAAATTTTATGTGGTCTGGAGAAGTTAGTTGTATAACCATGCGGGGAATTTTTTTCCCAACTATTAAAGCACAATATGCTGATccactacggcggataaagtggtttgtaagatgaatgaatttttaattCTTGGGGTTGTCTATTTTGGAGTATGTACATATTGATTACTATTTTGGAGCAAATCAAGAGATGAAGGTCAGACCTTAACTGAGACAAAACCATGAATGGCtcaacataatttattttcattttatgttaaaatgtACAGAGTTCTTTGAAAGTACTTGctaagaaagaaaggaaaaagaataaatggaAATACATACAGGGACAGAGCAGAGAGTTGAGGCCACTGAGAGCAAATCAATCTTTACTGTGCACAGCAGTCCCTCTCTTTATTTTGCGCTCTCTCTTAGCATACAACGCAACATGTACAATTACAAAGGATACAAAAAGGGAAGCGatataaacagacaaatataCTGAGCTCCTTTTTACATGCCTCTCAAATGTAAGGAAGTCATCCTATACACAcacaagtaaaaaagaaaaaaaaaagaaaagaatgccAAGTGACCTTTAGATATTTGTAGTCCTTTTGTTTAAAATAGCATTAATATACTACACAAAGATAGAAAAACTCTAGAGATGAGATGGAATGGAGAGGTTAAAGGCATCTTGAAGTCACTAAAAGTGAgtagtaatttttttaaattttgaatttcttAGTAATAAGAGGCGAGCtaaaaaatatgtattgtttttttcctgaaacaaaagtggaaaaaaaatgacagtacCAATATCAATGTCAGTTTCCTTTTATattatagaaaaaaacattttctctacAATAGGTTTTCTAAAGTCAAAAAGAGTCAGCTTGTGTCATAAAAGAAAGCTGCCCAGTCTGATAAAATTCAGAAAGAAATACAACAAAGCATAAGTACAGAACAGAacaatacacacaaataaagtaTGCAATGTCAGGTCTATAAGAAAATGAGAACTCCTTTTTGACTGTCAATACTGGTACATGGAGCAACAAGGTCAACCGCTTCACCCCGCCAGTCGAACGCCACTACCAACAGGACCCCAAGACTTACTCACCTCTGAACCCTCGTGCGAGGGCCGAACCATGCACTAGATCAGGCATTTGAGCAAAACCTTTTACAAAGGATAACTGTCTACTGCCATGTTTCTAGTCAATGGGAGTGCAGGATTTtgcaagaagaaaataaaaatttacaataaaaaatacaggaaaaaaataccATCACAAGCAGATCCCTCGACCTATTTGGGTCACTAACACTTAAAAAGGGACATCAGCTATAGTTAACTGAGTTCCTTAAAGCAGTTAAATGTAAATCCCCCTATTTGTTCTGCTTTCCCTAaactgagtaaaaaaaaaaggctgacatAGTACACCGTCTCTCAGTGGAGTGTAGACAAGAACACCTCAATCTTGATTTTCCTGAGCTAGCCACCAACTGGCGACAGCTCACGAGGGTAACGTTACTTTTGTGTGTAATGTAAGGGGACATATCGGGAAGTACCAGAATATTTACATCTGAACATCTCAGAGTGGCAGGAAATGGGAAAAATAATGCTACTTATTTCACTTCTGATCATAAAAAGACAGTAACCAGCTCCTCTCGTCTGTTTTTGTGGTTTATTCGTACACCAGATACTGCAGAGAGAACACagacgtctgtctgtctgtgcggCCACCAACATGTCCGGGGTGTTTTGAGAGAGCAACAAGGTGTATCATGATTTCAGAGTGCCACACATATAAAGACCAAAGCATTATAAGAGGTCGGACTGCACACGATTATTTCAAAAAACgatcaacaaaaataacaacaacaaaaataggaTTCAACATTAtgttaaacaaaaacaagagttCGCCTACAATATTtcattgtctcttttttttttcacgtaaGGCTTCCCATATAATTAAAAGATTGTTTGCATGGTTGAATATATTCAGTTAaccattgtttttttctttgcagtcaGTCAGGCAAGGTTCTCCTGTATTGTCTCTATGCGACCCCTCCCTGTCATTTCCTGCTCTCCCTCTATTCCCCTCCGTCATATCACGTGGAGGAGGGCACTCCATGATCTGTGAAGCAGCATGGTAAGGCCGAGGTCAAtgtacacccccccaccccacccccaccaagTCTGGAATCCGTTCATCTATCGGCCATCGGGGGGAGGGAACACGAGCCCAAACAAAACG
Encoded proteins:
- the ap3m2 gene encoding AP-3 complex subunit mu-2, translated to MIHSLFLVNASGDIFLEKHWKSVVSRSVCDYFFEAQERATEPENVPPVIPTPHHYLISVLRHRIYFVAVIQSEVPPLFVIEFLHRVVDTFQDYFGVCTEAAIKDNVVVVYELLEEMLDNGFPLATESNILKELIKPPTILRTMVNTITGSTNVGEQLPTGQLSVVPWRRTGVKYTNNEAYFDVVEEIDAIIDKSGSTITAEIQGVIDACVKLTGMPDLTLSFMNPRLLDDVSFHPCVRFKRWEAERILSFIPPDGNFRLLSYHVSSQNLVAIPVYVKHNITFREGSSQGRFDLTLGPKQTMGKAVESVLVSSQLPRGVLNANLNPSQGTYTFDPVTKMLSWDVGKINPQKLPSLKGTMSLQAGASKPDENPSINIQFKIQQMAISGLKVNRLDMYGEKYKPFKGIKYMTKAGKFQVRT